A part of Loxodonta africana isolate mLoxAfr1 chromosome 11, mLoxAfr1.hap2, whole genome shotgun sequence genomic DNA contains:
- the TIMM50 gene encoding mitochondrial import inner membrane translocase subunit TIM50: MAASAALCLRLRTGLRLGARGLCTRLATPSPRAPDQAAEIRSRGGTQAQGSQKQQQQQRGSEGPSYAKKVALWIAGLLGAGGTVSVVYIFGNNSVDETGAKIPDEFDNDPVLVQQLRRTYKYFKDYRQMIIEPTSPCLLPDPLREPYYQPPYTLVLELTGVLLHPEWSLATGWRFKKRPGIETLFQQLAPLYEIVIFTSETGMTAFPLIDSVDPHGFISYRLFRDATRYMEGHHVKDISCLNRDPARVVIVDCKKEAFRLQPYNGVALRPWDGNSDDRVLLDLSAFLKTIALNNVEDVRTVLEHYALEEDPLEAFKQRQSRLEQEEQQRLAELSKSSKQNLFFSSLTSRLWPRSKQP, encoded by the exons ATGGCGGCCTCGGCGGCGCTGTGCTTGCGCTTGCGGACCGGGCTCCGGCTCGGCGCCCGGGGGCTGTGCACGAGGCTGGCGACACCGTCCCCCCGGGCCCCGGACCAG gctgcagagatcCGGAGCCGTGGGGGCACTCAGGCCCAGGGGtcacagaagcagcagcagcagcagcggggGTCTGAGGGCCCTAGCTATGCCAAGAAAGTCGCACTCTGGATCGCAGGGCTGCTCGGGGCTGGTGGGACCGTGAGCGTTGTCTATATCTTTG GAAACAACTCTGTGGATGAAACTGGTGCCAAG ATTCCTGATGAATTCGACAATG ATCCAGTCCTGGTCCAGCAGTTGCGCCGGACGTACAAATATTTCAAAGATTATAGACAG ATGATCATCGAGCCCACCAGCCCCTGCCTGCTCCCAGACCCCCTGCGGGAGCCGTACTACCAGCCGCCCTACACACTGGTCTTGGAGCTCACTGGCGTCCTCTTGCACCCTGAGTGGTCG CTGGCCACTGGCTGGAGGTTTAAGAAGCGTCCAGGCATCGAGACCTTGTTCCAGCAGCTCGCCCCTTTGTATGAAATTGTCATTTTTACGTCAGAGACTGGCATG ACTGCGTTTCCTCTCATAGACAGCGTGGACCCCCATGGCTTCATCTCCTATCGCCTCTTCCGGGATGCCACACGATACATGGAGGGGCACCATGTTAAG GACATTTCGTGTCTGAATCGGGACCCAGCCCGTGTGGTTATTGTGGACTGCAAGAAGGAAGCCTTTCGCTTACAGCCCTACAACGGCGTTGCCCTGCGGCCTTGGGATGGCAACTCTGATGACCGGGTCTTGTTGGACCTGTCCGCCTTCCTCAAGA CCATTGCGCTCAACAATGTGGAGGATGTCCGGACAGTGCTGGAGCACTACGCACTGGAGGAGGACCCGCTTGAGGCTTTCAAACAGCGGCAGAGCCGGTTAGAGCAG GAGGAACAGCAGCGCCTGGCTGAGCTCTCCAAGTCCAGCAAGCAGAACCTCTTCTTCAGCTCCCTCACCAGCCGCTTGTGGCCTCGCTCCAAACAGCCCTAA